ATTATGTATGgaactctctttttctcttaaagGGATCGACAGCCCAATGTGATGGACATCCAAGAGCAGAAATGCAAGGTAAGATTGGGACCGGGACCAAGAAAAATCAGTATCCTTTACATAGTAATTGCTTATTTAAGGACGCCAGTGTGGATGAAAGCAAACAGAATTGCATAAGAATTATCCAATACACATCGGAGATGCCTGGCATTCCCAAATATGTACCTGCTTGTGCTTGATGCCCATTGCAGCTCCCTTGCCAGTGCTAGATATATATCTCAACAAATCATTAATAGGGTTTGTTGCATTTCTGCAACATAGCTAGAGATTCATAAAGTTGGACAACACAGACAATGACCAATTCCAGCCACTCTCCCAAAATGAACTTTTGGAGTTTCACTGGGTCAACAACGGGGATATAGCTGGAAACTCacattttaatttcttcttttttgttacaTGGGAAATACCAGAAGACATCTCCAAGACTATGGCATCCGAGAAAGCAGTTGCATATCTTCAAGGTGTGTATATGAGTCAGATGGGATggaacacaacaaaaagaaatggatgaAAGGAAGGTGAAACGGGATATTCTGAGATCAGTGATTCCAGAAAACAATGAAGATAGGGAATTCTTATTGGTCAAGGTTGGTGCTAGGAGTTAGAATCACCAGCACTTAACAAGACCATACAATGCAAAACAATTATGAGGACGGAGGACTAGATGAAGTGAAACCACAGTCATAGGAAATAGCTTCCTAACTAGACATGCAATGGTCTCCAAGACTTCGGGATATAGTGacctagaataatagagttggaagagaccacatgggccatctagtccaaccctctgccatgtaggaagagtacaaagtacccctgacagatggccataaagGTCTCTGCTTGTTGGGTTTGTTGAAGTTGAGTCCATGACAGTTAACTGAAAGCTAGCAGACATCTCTAAATATCCATGATGTCCTATGAGGATCTCTTGCTGACTCTAGAGCCTCCTGGCCTTGACTTTGCTGTCTGTTGATCAACAGTGAAGCCATCAATGGTTGAGATCATACACAAAGTTTTTCTTGTGGATGGTGGCTCCCTATCACCACTTTCCACTAATAGTGGAAAGTGGAGGTGAGATCAGAGAAGCACTGGGCTATATCCTTATGGACAGATGTCCTCATGTAGACCAAGAGTGGAGGAGAGGTCAGAGAAGCACCTGGCTAAGTCCTTATGGATAGATGTCCTCATGTAGACCAAGAGTGGAGGAGAGGTCAGAGAAGCACCTGGCTAAGTTATTATGGATAGATGTCCTCATGTAGACCAAGAGTGGAGGAGAGGTCAGAGAAGCACCTGGCTAAGTTATTATGGATAGATGTCCTCATGTAGACCAAGAGTGGAGGAGAGGTCAGAGAAGCACCTGGCTAAGTTATTATGGATAGATGTCCTCATGTAGACCAAGAGTGGAGGAGAGGTCAGAGAAGCACCGGGCTAAATTATTATGGATAGATGTCCTCATGTAGACCAAGAGTGGAGGAGAGGTCAGAGAAGCACCTGGCTAAATTCATATGGATAGATGTCCTCATGTAGACCAAGAGTGGAGGAGAGGTCAGAGAAGCACTGGGCTAAATTATTATGGATAGATGTCCTCATGTAGACCAAGAGTGGAGGAGAGGTCAGAGAAGCACCGGGCTAAATTCATATGGATAGATGTCCTCATGTAGACCAAGAGTGGAGGAGAGGTCAGAGAAGCACTGGGCTAAATTATTATGGATAGATGTCCTCATGTAGACCAAGAGTGGAGGAGAGGTCAGAGAAGCACCGGGCTAAATTCATATGGATAGATGTCCTCATGTAGACCAAGAGTGGAGGAGAGGTCAGAGAAGCACCTGGCTAAGTTATTATGGATAGATGTCCTCATGTAGACCAAGAGTGGAGGAGAGGTCAGAGAAGCACCTGGCTAAGTTATTATGGATAGATGTCCTCATGTAGTCCAAGAGTGGAGGAGAGGTCAGAGAAGCACCGGGCTAAATTATTATGGATAGATGTCCTCATGTAGACCAAGAGTGGAGGAGAGGTCAGAGAAGCACCTGGCTAAGTTATTATGGATAGATGTCCTCATGTAGTCCAAGAGTGGAGGAGAGGTCAGAGAAGCACCTGGCTATATCCTTATGGACCGATGTCCTCATGTAGACCAAGAGTGGATGTGAGGTGAGAGAAGCACCAGGCTATATCCTAATGGACAGATGTTCTCATGTAGACCAAGAATGTCTTCCATAGAGATGATCTGAGATGCTCTGGAGATCCCAGCTAATGGTTGAGTGAGTAATGAGAGCAATGATCTCCAGAGGAACCTACACGATCCTTGTCCCCTTCCTCTGGGCAAGTAATTGAAAATCTATAGTTGGGGAGAAGGTCTACTAACAGGATACTTCTCTAGATCTTCTATCAAAAAGATTTGAGTCTGGCCTGCTCTTGGGTTCCAAAGTTCTCCATGCAAAAGAAGTTAGAAAAAGGCTGATTAATTTGCGAATACCTTTCAGACCATACATGTGCCCTCTTCTCTGCTCTTCCAGCTCTTCCAGTCAACCAGACACGACTGAAGTGGCATAAAGAAGGGATTCTCTACAACTTCCACTATGACGATGGAAATCTGGTGGTCCAGAAACCCGGCCTCTATTTCATATTTTGCCATTTGCAATTTTCCTTTCCCACGTGTGGAAGCAGCGCGGAGGACCTCACGCTGAGCCTGAGTGTGAACGGAAACATCATGAAGGAAACCGTTCTCACGTTGTGCAGTTCCCATAAGACGTCCGAAAGAATCAGCCATGACATCTCCTCGGCGCTTTTGGTAGAAATGAACATCGGAGATCGGTTCGGAGTGGATGTCAACTTGTTCCGATACTTGCATACAGACACCCTCCCTTCAAGCAATGTTCTAGGTGCTTTCAAGTACCTTGGGGGAGACTGGAAATGCCCTTTCCTTGGGACGATAGCTGGACAATGTCTTTAATTAACATTATGAGGATCTGGCATGCTATTGGCAAAGTCCTATCTGACCAATGGTGAAGCATGAAGATCCTCAGCACAGCCCACAATTGGACAAGAACAAtggcttcttccttctttccttaggCACAGACCGAAGATCTTGCTGACCCAAAGatctgggtgagctcctgccatcagcctTGGCTTCTGCttacatagcagttcaaaaacagcaatgtgagtcgataaataggtaccactttggcggggaggtaaaaggcgcccctgAAAACATGCCAGCAATTTGGTTAGGAAGGTGTCCAAGGACAACAGCTTCCTCGGCGTGGAAGAATGTCacaacagcacctccccgtggccaagtcgagcacagcctccagatgccggagatggaaaATGAGGGAAGCCTTGTCAGAGCGGCTTGCTAGGCACACGcacagcagaagtcgctgacgaggaagctctggataaataacgacactgcagtcttcagttttctatcaaaagtttacttacgaatggaattctcacaagacgatacacagctctcacgcagacacacacgggaagggacagagagaaaaagataggaagtagaggactatttatctcatcctctgctgtctgatgcaatccaaatttaaccctttacacactggcatagtaagcagcacacagtgtatgatgcaatctccagcacacattgcacaaccatgactcaattacatttaaacaactctatatacaatcattcccacttcaacaagccttgcctctgtttgtgcactgtctgtctttgttgtcaattgtataatttcattgaatgtttgccatatatgtaccctgTAATCAACTCCGAGTCGCATCGGAATGGAATatgaataaagtatattattattattattattattattattattattattattgacacaacaacattgtatgacacagcaaacaagatagatatgctggatttcatatcacaaaatcacaagtcgaacacttcccaagcatttaggactgtgtgatgtattttcggatgatgcatgcagatcccagtagagtggccttttgcaactgatagatcgtaattttgtcaatatctattgtttccaaatgccggctgagatcttttggcacaccactcaatgtgcccatcaccaccgggaccacctgcactggtttctgccagagtctttgaagttcaatcttgaagtcctgatagcggctaagtttttcctgttgtttttcgtcaatgcgattgtcacctgggatggcaacatcagtgatccaaacctttttcttttccacaactgtgatgtctggtgtgttgtgttccagaaccttgtcggtctggattcggaagtcccacagtatctttgcgtgctcattctccaatacttttgcaggtttgtgatcccaccagttctttactgctgggaggtggtacttgaggcataagtttatttattatttatttatttacatcatttatattccgcccttctcaccccgaaggggactcagggcggatcacattacacacattaggcaaacattcaatgccttttaaacacaggacgaagacaaacaaacatagctccgagcgggcctcgaacttatgacctcctggtcagtgactcattgctctcccgtctgcgccacagccccaatgaatcatttgggccacagagttgtgcctctgtttgtagtctgtctgtgcgattatcttgcagcagctgaggatgtgatttattattattattattattattattattattattattattattattatgacaccaaATTATCCCATCTAGATTTCCTTCTGAGCCCtttccaaaaatcattttttaaaaattgccaaaTTCTCCCTGGGTTGGGTCAAGGATTTTTACAATATTGGGCATTTGAGGCCCAGTAAAGAGAATACAAAGGAAGTCATTTTACGGTGCCTTCATCTCCCCAATCCAAAGTGATACATCTTCACTGCATAAAGCGTCAAATCTGAGTTCTTGTTATAGTTTTATATTGCAATACCTTTTTGGATGGAGAGATTTTAGGCATAGCAACCCCAAAAAATGCAGCCAGAGGGCAGTAAAAGAGCAAGCCAATGAATATATATTAGCCTTGTGCTATCAATGAAAAAATGCCTTGTTGAAGGTATGAATCCTACGAAATAGATACGacaaatgaaattttgcacaaccctaaaatatatactcgagtataagcctagtttttcagccctttttttaagactgaaaaagcccccctcggcttatacttgggtgaggatcggggttggcttatatttgggtcagcttatactcgagaatatatggtacatttattatttttctctattattgttgctacaattacatttattttactctatttttattattattgttaatacatttattatttcactctgatcttattattattattatgacatttattattttactctattattacatgtattatttattattattattattattattattattacatgtattattttactctattattattattaaagggagacataagcacatttagattgaagaagatgagaatgatgattcgatcagagttggacagtcttatcttaaatctgagctttatgtaaatattcaaaaacacttaaTCTTTTGGGTATTTTGGACAAGGACATTTTTAATGAcattaataaagaaaagataataatcttcctatcaacagcagcaagaatgctTTATGCAAAGATGTGGAAGCAGGAAAGTAGTCCTGAGAGAGAGGACTGGTTAAAtaaggtatgggaaataaaggatatggatcaATTAACGTCCCTATTGAAAAAGAACACTGGCAAGGGATGACCGATTGGTCATCATTTGAAGAATATATGAAGACGACATACAATccttaagagaaaaaataaatccaaagatTTTACAAACAAAAGGGAGAGAACTAAAAATAAACAGATTTATAACGGACAGGAATAAGAGATGAACGGAAGCTCatactttcccccccccccccctctttctctttcttttcctttccttcttaaaCTTCTTTATAATGTTCCCACTCTTTCGTTgtataaatatttagaaaatctttaattgaaagtattttttttaaaaaattaacctactgatgcctcagttaatataattttattggtatctgtttttatttctgaaatttaccactctcagcttatactttagtcgatgttttcccagtttttttgtggtaaaattaggtgcctcggcttatattcgggtcagcttatacttgagtatatatggtacataatTCTTCCAAA
This genomic window from Anolis carolinensis isolate JA03-04 unplaced genomic scaffold, rAnoCar3.1.pri scaffold_7, whole genome shotgun sequence contains:
- the tnfsf8 gene encoding tumor necrosis factor ligand superfamily member 8, with amino-acid sequence MERYPEDFVNPEKTSSFRVNCPQEVAKDMTEHSVTRQFNPTIQGYLCFATVSLTLCLLATLGIIVVLVLQRTGSTAQCDGHPRAEMQEDISKTMASEKAVAYLQALPVNQTRLKWHKEGILYNFHYDDGNLVVQKPGLYFIFCHLQFSFPTCGSSAEDLTLSLSVNGNIMKETVLTLCSSHKTSERISHDISSALLVEMNIGDRFGVDVNLFRYLHTDTLPSSNVLGAFKYLGGDWKCPFLGTIAGQCL